The proteins below come from a single Ovis aries strain OAR_USU_Benz2616 breed Rambouillet chromosome 18, ARS-UI_Ramb_v3.0, whole genome shotgun sequence genomic window:
- the LOC114109105 gene encoding small nuclear ribonucleoprotein G-like yields the protein MSKAHPPELKKFMDKKLSLKLNGGRLVQGILWGFDPFMNLVIDECVEMATSGQQNNIGMVVIRGNNIIMLEALERV from the coding sequence ATGAGCAAAGCACACCCTCCCGAGTTGAAGAAATTTATGGACAAGAAGTTATCATTGAAATTAAATGGTGGCAGACTTGTTCAAGGAATATTGTGGGGATTTGATCCCTTTATGAATCTTGTGATAGATGAATGTGTGGAGATGGCAACTAGTGGGCAACAGAACAATATTGGAATGGTGGTAATACGAGGAAATAATATCATCATGTTAGAAGCCTTGGAACGAGTATGA